Proteins co-encoded in one Candidatus Limnocylindrales bacterium genomic window:
- a CDS encoding ABC transporter ATP-binding protein, giving the protein MRLLLVFGRRYPGRSVLMLVCLSLAAMAEGVGLSSMLPLLGMVTDSGGEPTGLELTLRRLLSTVGLTPTVEVLLGIIMTGSVVKAALVLIAQKQVGYTVAHVATDLRLELLRSVLAARWPYYVRQPVGMLSNSFATEASRAADAYLNGALMVAQVIETLLYGAVAVMISWQTALASALVGIVSVTTLGRLVRTTRRAGKKQTNIMRAVLGRLSDVLYAVKPLKAMGREPLIAPLLEGETQRLNRVLRRQVLSKEAVRALQEPFIVVSLAGGLFAATQIWALQLDSVIVLALVFARALFSLNKAQKFYQAMTATESAFWSIRKTIADSDREAETNTGTREPSFERAVSLRDVDFAYGERPLLRGVSLAIPAGEITAVIGPSGAGKTTIADLVLGLVRPQRGETYLDDLPLSEVDIMGWRHMVGYVPQEMLLLHESVRTNVTLGDPQVTEADVEEALRAAGAWDFVCELPQGMDTPLGERGARLSGGQRQRISIARALVHRPRLVILDEATAALDPGSEAEIHATVRALRGKTTILAISHQPALLAVADRVYRLEDGRITMLERDETGAWCTDETPLRARTA; this is encoded by the coding sequence ATGCGCCTTCTTCTGGTCTTCGGCCGCCGTTATCCCGGTCGCAGCGTTCTGATGCTCGTATGCCTGTCGCTGGCTGCGATGGCCGAAGGCGTGGGGCTTTCGAGCATGCTTCCGCTGCTGGGCATGGTCACCGATTCCGGCGGCGAGCCGACGGGGCTGGAGCTCACGCTTCGGCGGCTGCTGTCCACGGTCGGGCTGACTCCGACCGTCGAAGTGCTGCTCGGCATCATCATGACCGGCAGCGTCGTCAAGGCTGCGCTGGTGCTGATCGCGCAGAAGCAGGTCGGCTACACCGTCGCCCACGTCGCCACCGATCTTCGCCTCGAGCTGCTGCGCTCAGTGCTGGCGGCGCGCTGGCCCTACTACGTGCGACAGCCCGTGGGCATGCTCTCCAACTCGTTCGCGACCGAGGCCTCACGCGCCGCCGACGCCTACCTGAACGGTGCGCTGATGGTGGCGCAGGTCATCGAGACGCTCCTGTACGGCGCGGTCGCCGTCATGATCTCCTGGCAGACGGCACTGGCCTCGGCGCTGGTCGGCATCGTGTCGGTGACGACGCTCGGACGGCTGGTGCGCACCACGCGCCGCGCCGGAAAGAAGCAGACCAACATCATGCGCGCCGTGCTCGGGCGCCTCTCCGACGTGCTCTACGCGGTCAAGCCGCTGAAGGCGATGGGCCGCGAGCCGCTGATCGCGCCGCTGCTCGAAGGCGAGACGCAGCGGCTCAACCGCGTGCTGCGGCGCCAGGTGCTGAGCAAGGAAGCGGTGCGCGCGCTGCAGGAGCCGTTCATCGTCGTCTCGCTGGCCGGCGGCCTGTTCGCGGCCACACAGATCTGGGCGCTCCAGCTCGACAGCGTCATCGTGCTGGCGCTGGTGTTCGCCCGCGCGCTGTTCTCGCTCAACAAGGCGCAGAAGTTCTATCAGGCGATGACGGCCACGGAGAGCGCGTTCTGGTCGATCCGCAAGACCATCGCCGACTCCGATCGCGAGGCCGAGACCAACACCGGCACGCGCGAGCCGTCTTTCGAGCGCGCGGTCTCGTTGCGGGACGTGGATTTCGCGTACGGCGAGCGGCCGCTCCTGCGCGGCGTCTCGCTGGCCATTCCTGCCGGCGAGATCACCGCGGTCATCGGCCCCTCCGGCGCCGGCAAGACCACGATCGCCGATCTGGTGCTCGGCCTGGTGCGGCCGCAGCGCGGCGAGACCTACCTGGACGATCTGCCGCTGTCGGAGGTCGACATCATGGGCTGGCGGCACATGGTCGGCTACGTGCCGCAGGAGATGCTGCTGCTGCACGAGAGCGTGCGGACGAACGTCACGCTCGGCGATCCGCAGGTCACCGAAGCCGACGTCGAAGAAGCCCTGCGCGCGGCCGGGGCGTGGGACTTCGTGTGCGAGCTGCCGCAGGGAATGGATACGCCGCTCGGCGAGCGCGGCGCGCGATTGTCCGGCGGGCAGCGCCAGCGCATCTCCATCGCGCGCGCCCTCGTGCACCGGCCGCGCCTGGTCATCCTCGACGAGGCCACCGCGGCGCTCGATCCGGGCAGCGAGGCCGAGATCCACGCGACCGTGCGCGCACTGCGCGGCAAGACCACGATCCTGGCGATCTCGCACCAGCCGGCGTTGCTGGCGGTGGCCGACCGCGTCTACCGGCTCGAAGACGGACGGATCACCATGCTCGAGCGCGACGAAACCGGCGCATGGTGCACGGACGAGACGCCGCTTCGCGCGCGGACGGCCTGA